From Candidatus Binataceae bacterium, the proteins below share one genomic window:
- the trpA gene encoding tryptophan synthase subunit alpha: MSATSGPARGRIARKFRELRARAESALIPYIVAGDPALERTRRLVLELEARGADLIELGVPFSDPMADGPANQRAAARGLAAGATLPAILAMVAELRKQTEIPLILFGYYNPIYHYGPARLAADAARAGLDGLLVVDLPPEESAELAKPARAAGLDLIYLLAPTTPLERARTIAASASGFLYYVAVTGVTGARAALAAELAGKVRALRAITELPIGVGFGISTPEQAREVAAFADAVVVGSAISQLIEDHAASDRLVTVIGDFAAALKDAMRPANPSAVAEA, translated from the coding sequence ATGAGCGCGACCAGCGGTCCGGCGCGCGGACGCATCGCGCGGAAATTTCGCGAGCTGCGCGCCCGCGCAGAAAGCGCGCTAATCCCTTATATCGTGGCCGGCGACCCCGCCCTCGAACGCACCCGCCGGCTGGTCCTCGAGCTGGAAGCGCGCGGCGCTGATTTGATCGAACTGGGCGTGCCTTTTTCCGATCCGATGGCCGACGGCCCGGCCAATCAGCGCGCCGCCGCCCGCGGCCTCGCCGCCGGCGCGACCTTGCCCGCGATCCTCGCGATGGTGGCCGAGTTGCGCAAACAGACCGAGATTCCGCTGATCCTCTTCGGCTACTACAATCCGATTTACCATTACGGCCCCGCCCGTCTGGCGGCCGACGCGGCGCGCGCCGGACTCGACGGCCTACTGGTGGTGGACCTGCCGCCCGAAGAGAGCGCCGAGCTGGCCAAGCCGGCGCGCGCCGCCGGGCTTGATCTGATCTACCTGCTCGCGCCGACGACACCACTTGAGCGCGCCCGCACGATCGCCGCCAGCGCCAGTGGATTTCTCTACTACGTCGCGGTCACCGGCGTGACCGGCGCGCGCGCCGCCCTCGCCGCCGAGCTCGCGGGCAAGGTGCGTGCGCTGCGGGCAATTACCGAGTTGCCGATCGGCGTCGGCTTCGGCATTTCGACGCCGGAGCAAGCCCGCGAGGTTGCCGCCTTCGCCGACGCCGTGGTGGTCGGCAGCGCGATTTCTCAACTCATCGAAGACCACGCCGCCTCCGATCGTCTGGTAACGGTGATCGGCGATTTTGCCGCCGCTCTCAAGGACGCGATGCGCCCGGCCAACCCCAGCGCTGTCGCCGAGGCTTGA
- the accD gene encoding acetyl-CoA carboxylase, carboxyltransferase subunit beta, with translation MAQKLQAAVQTPSPQAAPAQASDDIWLKCPGCREIAFRKEVERNLNVCLKCGWHLRLTIEQRLAVTIDRGEWCELFAEVAGGDPLGFVDSKPYSTRLEAARRASGRNDAVVTGLGKIEGRPAALAIMDFNFMGGSMGVVVGDKIARLMDYARGRRLPVIVFSASGGARMQEGALSLMQMAKVCAAIARLRDARIPYLSVLCDPTTGGVAASFSSLGDLNFAEPGAVIGFAGRRVIEQTTSQQLPENFQTAEFLLAHGMIDAIVPRNKLRYMLGQVLAMLKPPRRSRRGAKAPARSSRSVGG, from the coding sequence ATGGCGCAAAAGCTCCAAGCAGCAGTGCAGACTCCCTCGCCGCAGGCCGCCCCCGCGCAAGCCTCTGATGACATCTGGCTCAAATGCCCGGGCTGTCGTGAAATCGCCTTCCGCAAGGAAGTCGAACGCAATCTCAATGTCTGTCTGAAATGCGGCTGGCATCTGCGGCTCACGATTGAGCAGCGCCTCGCAGTTACAATTGATCGTGGCGAGTGGTGCGAGCTGTTTGCCGAAGTCGCCGGCGGTGATCCGCTGGGCTTCGTTGATTCCAAACCCTATTCCACGCGCCTCGAAGCCGCGCGACGCGCCAGCGGCCGCAACGACGCGGTGGTCACCGGGCTCGGCAAGATCGAAGGACGTCCGGCCGCGCTTGCGATCATGGACTTCAACTTCATGGGCGGCAGTATGGGGGTGGTAGTTGGCGACAAAATCGCGCGGCTGATGGATTACGCGCGCGGGCGGCGTTTGCCGGTGATCGTTTTCTCGGCGTCCGGCGGTGCGCGGATGCAGGAAGGCGCGCTCTCTCTTATGCAGATGGCGAAAGTCTGCGCCGCGATCGCGCGCCTGCGCGACGCCCGCATCCCGTACCTCTCGGTGCTGTGCGATCCGACCACCGGCGGCGTCGCCGCTTCGTTTTCGAGCCTCGGCGACCTCAATTTCGCCGAGCCCGGCGCGGTGATCGGCTTTGCGGGACGACGGGTAATCGAGCAGACCACCAGTCAGCAACTGCCGGAGAATTTTCAGACCGCGGAGTTTCTGCTGGCGCATGGCATGATCGACGCGATCGTGCCGCGCAACAAGCTCCGCTACATGCTCGGCCAGGTCTTGGCGATGCTCAAACCGCCGCGCCGGTCTCGTCGCGGAGCAAAAGCCCCTGCGCGATCCAGCCGTTCAGTAGGCGGCTGA
- a CDS encoding DNA-binding domain-containing protein translates to MELERIQSLLYRLITAPSGVAEGLAAEGLRGADELSALISGDERLTAFERLGIYADAYFYRLLEVLKEDYPATLAILGDAQFHNLITGYLLEDPPTEPSIMYAGSKLPAFLRGHPLAEQRPFLADLATLERALIEIFHAADAIALDAATMKAIALAEWPAITIRRHPASRILELDWHVEGVLRAVERAEDWSVPACAPVNLLVWRRNAQVSYRELEPGERDALMLAERGASFATICGAVAQETGDPAPAVRISRLLNGWIAQGLLLRDETGAAV, encoded by the coding sequence ATGGAACTTGAGCGTATCCAGAGTCTGCTCTACCGCTTGATCACTGCGCCGAGCGGAGTCGCGGAAGGACTCGCTGCGGAGGGCTTGCGCGGCGCCGACGAGCTGTCGGCGCTGATTTCCGGCGATGAACGGCTGACGGCATTTGAGCGCCTCGGAATATACGCGGACGCCTATTTTTATCGGCTGCTCGAGGTGCTCAAGGAGGACTATCCGGCAACTCTCGCGATTCTTGGCGACGCGCAGTTTCACAATCTCATTACCGGCTATCTGCTCGAGGATCCGCCGACCGAACCCTCGATCATGTACGCGGGCAGCAAACTGCCTGCCTTTCTCCGCGGGCATCCGTTAGCCGAGCAACGGCCCTTTCTGGCCGATCTGGCGACGCTCGAACGCGCGCTGATCGAGATCTTTCATGCGGCGGACGCGATTGCGCTGGACGCCGCCACGATGAAGGCGATCGCGCTTGCGGAATGGCCGGCGATCACTATTCGGCGGCATCCGGCGTCACGCATTCTGGAACTCGACTGGCACGTCGAGGGGGTGCTGCGGGCCGTCGAGCGCGCGGAGGATTGGAGCGTTCCCGCCTGCGCGCCAGTGAACCTTCTCGTTTGGCGGCGGAACGCGCAAGTTTCTTACCGCGAGCTCGAGCCCGGCGAGCGCGACGCCCTGATGCTCGCGGAGCGCGGCGCCAGCTTCGCGACGATCTGCGGCGCCGTTGCGCAGGAGACCGGTGATCCGGCGCCGGCCGTGCGGATCAGCCGCCTACTGAACGGCTGGATCGCGCAGGGGCTTTTGCTCCGCGACGAGACCGGCGCGGCGGTTTGA
- a CDS encoding DUF692 domain-containing protein → MNRFGLPALGTGVGLRPPHYAEVIAERPAIDWFEVITENFMVAGGRPLEVLEQVRANYPIVLHGVSMSLGSADRLNRGHLRGVAELAKRFEPAWISDHLCWTGVGGRNLHDLMPLPYTAETAMHVAGRLRQAQELLGRRILIENVSSYLSYTQSTMPEWEFVSAIAEEADCGILLDINNIFVSSFNHRFDAKQYIEGIPLDRVVQFHLAGHSDHGKYLLDTHDHPIRPEVWALYDYAVQRFGAVSTLIERDDNIPEFAELQAEADEARRRSDLTISPAQSLVAE, encoded by the coding sequence ATGAACCGTTTTGGCCTGCCTGCTCTCGGGACCGGGGTGGGGCTACGGCCCCCGCACTACGCAGAGGTGATTGCGGAACGGCCCGCGATCGACTGGTTCGAGGTCATCACGGAAAATTTTATGGTCGCGGGCGGGCGTCCGCTCGAAGTGCTCGAGCAGGTTCGCGCGAATTATCCGATCGTCCTCCACGGCGTCTCGATGTCACTGGGTTCCGCCGATCGGCTGAACCGCGGCCATCTGCGCGGCGTCGCCGAACTCGCCAAGCGCTTCGAGCCGGCGTGGATTTCCGATCATCTCTGCTGGACCGGGGTGGGCGGGCGGAATCTTCACGATCTCATGCCGCTGCCCTACACCGCGGAAACCGCGATGCATGTGGCCGGACGCCTCCGCCAGGCGCAGGAGCTGCTTGGCCGCCGCATCCTGATTGAGAATGTCTCGAGTTATCTTTCCTATACTCAGTCGACGATGCCGGAATGGGAGTTCGTGTCGGCAATCGCCGAAGAAGCTGATTGCGGGATTTTACTGGACATCAACAATATATTTGTCAGTTCGTTTAACCATCGCTTCGACGCCAAACAATATATCGAGGGGATCCCGCTTGATCGGGTCGTGCAGTTCCATCTGGCCGGCCATAGCGATCACGGGAAGTACCTGCTCGACACGCACGACCATCCGATTCGGCCGGAAGTTTGGGCGCTCTATGACTACGCAGTGCAACGGTTTGGCGCGGTCTCGACGCTGATCGAGCGCGACGACAATATCCCGGAATTCGCGGAGCTGCAGGCCGAAGCTGACGAAGCGCGCCGGCGAAGCGATCTTACCATTTCGCCGGCCCAAAGCCTTGTCGCGGAATAA
- a CDS encoding sigma-70 family RNA polymerase sigma factor, whose product MGKSGTSRNRRQRFEQTALPYLDVVYTAALRLARNPDDAKDLLQETVLRAYRCFHQFKAGTNCRAWLLTILYNIFRTAYRRNAREQLAATSEEFDQEIEEQSFAENSPQENPEDLAAQRMTGRLIERALATLPSEYREALLLVDLHELNYHEVAEVLEIPLGTVKSRVSRGRMLMRLSLEKLSMVRGKTGT is encoded by the coding sequence ATGGGAAAGAGCGGCACGTCCCGTAATCGGCGCCAGCGCTTCGAGCAGACCGCGCTTCCCTATCTCGACGTAGTCTATACCGCCGCGCTTAGACTCGCCCGCAATCCCGACGACGCCAAAGATCTCCTGCAGGAGACAGTCCTGCGCGCCTACCGATGCTTCCATCAATTCAAGGCGGGAACGAATTGCCGCGCCTGGTTGTTAACCATCCTGTATAACATCTTTCGCACGGCTTACCGCCGTAATGCGCGAGAGCAACTTGCGGCAACGAGTGAGGAGTTCGATCAGGAGATAGAAGAGCAAAGTTTCGCTGAAAATTCGCCACAGGAAAATCCCGAGGACTTGGCGGCCCAACGCATGACCGGGCGGTTGATCGAGCGGGCCCTCGCGACTTTGCCGTCGGAGTATCGTGAAGCGCTGCTCCTCGTCGATCTGCATGAATTGAATTATCACGAGGTCGCGGAAGTTTTGGAGATTCCCCTGGGAACCGTCAAGTCGCGAGTTTCGCGCGGGCGAATGCTGATGCGGCTGAGTCTCGAGAAGCTCTCAATGGTGCGTGGGAAAACTGGTACTTGA
- the trpS gene encoding tryptophan--tRNA ligase: MSKRILTGDRPTGPLHLGHYVGSLQNRVKLQDEYDTFVLIADVQALTDNFEHPEKLAGNIFEVALDYLAVGLDPTKAKFVVQSMVPELAELTIYFMNLVTVATLERNPTVKEEIKQRNFVKGVPVGFWSYPISQAADITIFKADLVPVGEDQLPMIEQAREIVRRFNRLYGKVLIEPRAMLGAVARLPGTDGDAKMSKSIGNCIYLGDPPEVVRKRVMSMFTDPTRIHPTDPGHVENNPVFTYHDVFNPNKAEVEELKERYRAGTVGDVEVKQRLYDALVEFLTPIRERRAEFQAKPKQVYEIIAEGTRQGRALAQATMAEVRTAMKIAYRFD, translated from the coding sequence ATGAGCAAGCGCATCCTCACCGGCGACCGGCCGACCGGCCCGCTGCATCTCGGGCACTACGTAGGCTCGCTGCAGAATCGGGTCAAGCTGCAGGACGAGTACGACACCTTCGTCCTGATCGCGGACGTGCAGGCGCTCACCGACAATTTCGAGCACCCGGAGAAGCTCGCCGGCAATATCTTTGAAGTGGCGCTCGACTACCTCGCCGTCGGTCTCGATCCGACGAAGGCCAAGTTCGTCGTGCAATCGATGGTGCCGGAGCTGGCCGAGCTGACTATCTATTTCATGAACCTCGTGACGGTCGCGACGCTGGAGCGCAATCCCACCGTCAAAGAGGAGATTAAACAGCGTAATTTCGTCAAGGGCGTACCGGTCGGCTTCTGGTCGTATCCGATTTCGCAGGCGGCCGATATCACGATCTTCAAGGCCGACCTCGTACCAGTTGGTGAAGACCAGTTGCCGATGATCGAACAAGCGCGCGAGATCGTGCGCCGCTTCAACCGGCTCTACGGCAAGGTGCTGATCGAACCGCGCGCGATGCTCGGTGCCGTCGCGCGGCTGCCCGGCACGGACGGCGACGCGAAGATGTCAAAATCGATCGGCAATTGTATCTACCTCGGCGATCCGCCCGAAGTCGTCCGCAAGCGTGTGATGTCGATGTTCACCGATCCGACGCGGATTCATCCGACCGACCCGGGCCATGTCGAGAACAATCCGGTCTTCACCTATCACGACGTTTTCAATCCGAATAAGGCGGAAGTCGAGGAGCTGAAGGAACGCTATCGCGCCGGCACGGTAGGCGACGTCGAGGTCAAGCAGCGACTCTATGATGCGCTGGTCGAATTCCTGACACCAATCCGTGAGCGCCGCGCGGAGTTCCAGGCAAAGCCCAAGCAGGTTTACGAGATCATCGCCGAGGGAACTCGCCAAGGGCGCGCCCTTGCGCAGGCCACGATGGCCGAAGTGCGCACCGCAATGAAGATCGCCTACCGCTTCGACTAG
- a CDS encoding deoxyribonuclease IV: MAGAMEKAEGTSASSRPLLGAHISIAGGVSQALGRGRDAGCECIQIFTKSSRQWAAKPYPREEIEGFRAAQRESGIKLVVAHDSYLVNLGATDETLRKKSIAGVIDELERCEQLGIPFLIAHPGAHVGAGEEAGIRNIARAIDEAHTACPGYRVRLALEITAGQGSNLGYKFEQMGQIIDAVADNGRLRLCFDTEHAFAAGYDLRDDEGYERTFAELDQHVGLELLAAFHINDSMKPLNSRVDRHEHIGKGHLGLEPFRRLVNDPRFVGVPMCLETEPGPEMHDIIEDLQQLHRLLKAAA, encoded by the coding sequence ATGGCCGGGGCAATGGAAAAGGCGGAGGGTACTTCGGCATCGAGCCGGCCCCTGCTCGGTGCGCACATATCGATCGCGGGCGGAGTCAGCCAGGCGCTCGGACGCGGCCGTGACGCCGGATGCGAATGCATCCAGATCTTCACCAAGTCGTCGCGGCAATGGGCGGCCAAGCCCTATCCGCGCGAGGAGATCGAGGGCTTCCGCGCCGCGCAGCGCGAGTCGGGCATCAAGCTCGTCGTCGCGCACGATTCCTATCTGGTTAATCTCGGCGCGACCGACGAGACTCTGCGCAAGAAGTCGATCGCCGGCGTGATCGACGAACTCGAACGCTGCGAGCAACTCGGCATCCCGTTTTTGATTGCTCATCCGGGCGCGCACGTGGGCGCCGGCGAGGAGGCTGGGATCAGGAATATCGCGCGCGCCATCGACGAAGCGCATACCGCCTGTCCCGGTTATCGGGTCAGGCTGGCGCTCGAAATCACCGCTGGGCAGGGCAGCAACCTCGGCTACAAGTTCGAGCAGATGGGCCAGATTATCGACGCGGTGGCGGACAATGGACGGCTGCGCCTGTGCTTCGATACCGAACACGCCTTTGCCGCCGGCTATGATCTGCGAGATGACGAGGGCTATGAGCGGACCTTCGCCGAACTCGATCAACATGTCGGACTCGAGCTGCTCGCCGCCTTTCACATCAACGATTCGATGAAACCGCTGAACTCAAGGGTCGATCGCCACGAGCATATCGGCAAGGGCCATCTGGGGCTCGAGCCTTTCCGCCGCCTGGTCAATGACCCGCGTTTCGTGGGCGTTCCGATGTGCCTCGAAACCGAGCCCGGTCCCGAGATGCACGACATCATCGAGGACCTCCAGCAACTCCATCGGCTGCTCAAAGCCGCCGCCTGA